One Gossypium hirsutum isolate 1008001.06 chromosome A11, Gossypium_hirsutum_v2.1, whole genome shotgun sequence genomic window carries:
- the LOC107923172 gene encoding CDGSH iron-sulfur domain-containing protein NEET gives MASSTTAFGSGVSTTALGLSSLKPSPTVGVATIIFPKPRRSSAMVVRVEGQTINPEIRKTEEKVVDSVVVTELSKPLTAYCRCWRSGTFPLCDGGHVKHNKATGDNVGPLLLKKQ, from the exons ATGGCGTCCAGTACGACCGCATTCGGTTCCGGCGTATCAACAACAGCTTTGGGGTTGAGCAGCCTCAAGCCAAGCCCCACTGTTGGCGTCGCTACCATTATTTTTCCAAAGCCTCGCCGCTCGTCGGCTATGGTAGTCAGAGTTGAGGGTCAAACCATAAACCCAGAGATAAGGAAAACGGAAGAGAAGGTGGTCGACTCAGTTGTAGTCACTGAACTCTCTAAGCCCCTCACAGCTTATTGCAG ATGTTGGAGGTCAGGTACTTTCCCTCTTTGCGATGGAGGACATGTTAAACACAACAAGGCTACAGGGGACAATGTTGGTCCTTTGCTCTTGAAGAAACAGTGA
- the LOC107923878 gene encoding xyloglucan galactosyltransferase XLT2, translating into MPPNSSSAAIHSPKKTNSSSTSLHLQPFSFLWLLLFIVSLQVTILFMARAAPFYNRRTHFPNPVSDPCSSGRIFVYNLPPVFNEELLDNCHELDPWNSRCEALSNGGLGRKATGLSGVVPEELIPAWYWTDQFAMEVIYHNRILNHKCRTMEPDSATAFYIPFYAGLAVGKYLWSNYTTKDRDKYCEMILDWVRDQPYWNSSDRWDHFTTMGRITWDFRRSKNEDWGSRCIYMPGMRNITRLLIERNPWDYFDVGVPYPSGFHPRSDSDIFQWQHFVRNRQRDTLFCFAGAPRGAVKNDFRGLLLNQCMNASGLCRAVDCAGTRCSNGTSAILETFLNSDFCLQPRGDSFTRRSIFDCMVAGSIPVFFWHRTAYLQYQWFLPNDPKSYSVFIHRDEVKNGTSIQSVLQSYSREEVKKMREKVIEFIPKLIYAKPENGLESIKDAFDVAIDGVLKRNKEHEQPGYKWK; encoded by the coding sequence ATGCCTCCGAACTCCAGCAGCGCCGCTATACACTCTCCTAAAAAAACAAACAGCTCCTCCACCTCTCTCCATCTTCAACCTTTTTCATTTCTATGGCTGCTCCTTTTCATCGTCTCACTTCAGGTAACCATTCTCTTTATGGCTCGCGCCGCCCCTTTCTACAATCGCCGAACCCATTTCCCGAACCCAGTATCCGACCCGTGCTCGTCGGGTCGTATCTTCGTTTACAACTTGCCACCTGTTTTCAACGAAGAGTTGTTGGATAATTGCCACGAGCTGGACCCATGGAATTCACGTTGCGAAGCATTGTCCAACGGTGGGTTAGGGAGGAAGGCGACGGGATTATCCGGCGTCGTACCGGAAGAGTTGATCCCGGCTTGGTACTGGACAGACCAGTTCGCCATGGAAGTTATTTACCACAACCGTATTTTGAACCACAAGTGTCGCACCATGGAACCGGATTCCGCTACGGCGTTTTATATCCCGTTTTACGCTGGACTCGCCGTCGGGAAGTACTTGTGGTCCAATTATACTACAAAAGATCGTGATAAGTACTGCGAGATGATACTAGACTGGGTCCGAGATCAACCGTATTGGAACAGTTCCGACAGATGGGATCATTTCACGACCATGGGACGCATCACATGGGATTTCCGGCGGTCCAAAAACGAGGACTGGGGTTCCCGATGTATTTACATGCCGGGCATGAGGAACATCACGCGTCTCTTGATTGAACGAAACCCCTGGGACTATTTTGACGTCGGTGTACCTTATCCTAGTGGATTCCACCCCAGGTCCGACTCCGACATCTTCCAATGGCAGCACTTCGTCCGTAACCGCCAACGCGACACCCTCTTCTGCTTTGCCGGAGCGCCGCGCGGCGCCGTGAAGAACGATTTCCGAGGCTTGCTGTTGAACCAATGTATGAACGCTTCCGGGTTATGCCGGGCCGTTGATTGCGCCGGTACCCGTTGCTCCAACGGCACATCGGCGATCCTCGAAACATTTTTGAATTCCGATTTTTGCTTGCAACCCAGAGGCGACAGTTTCACCCGCAGGTCAATTTTCGACTGCATGGTCGCCGGTTCCATCCCCGTCTTCTTCTGGCACCGAACGGCTTATCTCCAGTACCAATGGTTTTTACCGAATGATCCCAAAAGTTACTCGGTTTTTATCCACCGGGACGAGGTGAAAAATGGGACGAGCATTCAAAGCGTGCTTCaaagttacagtagagaagaaGTGAAGAAAATGAGGGAGAAAGTGATTGAATTCATTCCCAAGTTAATTTATGCAAAGCCTGAGAATGGTTTGGAGAGTATTAAAGATGCATTTGATGTCGCCATTGATGGAGTGTTAAAGAGAAATAAGGAGCATGAGCAGCCTGGTTACAAGTGGAAATGA
- the LOC107923877 gene encoding DEAD-box ATP-dependent RNA helicase 7, giving the protein MPSLALSDLKEKKEEKMMKKKIALETPESERKTKKIKEPKVREEEDESAVKKSKKKRKASELQVEEEERSETSSELVEPVDPKEKKKKKKKAKVEEEGDGDEDEGKSEDPNAISRFRISEALREKLKSKGIEALFPIQAMTFDMILDGTDLVGRARTGQGKTLAFVLPILESLTNGPGKSSRTSGYGRAPSVLVLLPTRELAKQVFEDFEVYGEAVGLTSCCLYGGAPYHTQEMKLKRGVDIVVGTPGRVKDHIERGNIHLGSLTFRVLDEADEMLRMGFVDDVELILGKVADASKVQTVLFSATLPDWVKGIASRFLKPSKKTVDLVGNEKMKASTNVRHIVLPCSKSARSQLIPDIIRCYSSGGRTIIFTETKDSASELAGLLPGSRALHGDIQQAQREVTLNGFRSGKFMTLVATNVAARGLDINDVQLIIQCEPPRDVEAYIHRSGRTGRAGNTGVAVMLYDPKRSSVSKIERESGVKFEHISAPQPVDIAKSAGVEAAKIITQVSDSVIPAFKDVAQELLETSGLSAQDLLAKALAKAAGYSEIKSRSLLTSMENHVTLLLEAGKPIYTLLFVFGVLKRFLPEEKVQSVQGLTLTADGMGAVFDVAEDDVETFLTGAENAANVNLEVLKNALPPLQQRDMSRGRFGGGRGGFGDRNGGGSRFSGGRGGGRGGFSDRRNGGGRGHYNSKRW; this is encoded by the exons ATGCCTTCTTTGGCTTTATCTGACCTCaaagagaagaaagaagagaaaatgatgaagaagaagatcgcTCTCGAAACACCTGAATCCGAGAGGAAAACGAAGAAGATCAAGGAACCTAAGGTTAGAGAAGAGGAAGATGAATCGGCTGTGAAGAAGAGTAAAAAGAAGCGTAAGGCCTCGGAGCTCCAAGTAGAAGAGGAGGAGAGGAGCGAGACGAGCTCGGAGCTTGTTGAGCCGGTGGAtccaaaggagaagaaaaagaagaaaaagaaagctaaGGTCGAGGAAGAAGGAGATGGAGATGAAGATGAAGGGAAAAGTGAGGATCCTAATGCGATTTCGAGGTTTCGGATTTCGGAAGCGCTTAGGGAAAAGCTTAAGTCCAAGGGGATTGAGGCTTTGTTCCCTATTCAAGCCATGACTTTTGATATGATTCTTGATGGCACTGATTTAGTTGGACGAGCACGAACCGGTCAG GGTAAGACACTGGCCTTTGTGTTGCCTATATTGGAGTCCTTAACAAATGGCCCTGGAAAATCATCAAGGACGTCTGGATATGGAAGGGCACCAAGTGTTCTAGTACTTTTACCAACCAGGGAATTGGCTAAACAG GTTTTTGAGGACTTTGAAGTTTATGGTGAGGCAGTGGGGTTGACATCATGTTGTTTATATGGAGGTGCTCCTTACCACACCCAAGAGATGAAACTGAAGAGAGGGGTTGACATAGTTGTTGGGACTCCTGGACGTGTAAAG GATCACATAGAGAGGGGCAATATTCACTTAGGGTCATTGACATTCCGAGTTCTTGATGAAGCAGATGAAATGTTGAGAATGGGATTTGTTGATGATGTTGAACTTatattag GCAAGGTAGCGGATGCAAGTAAAGTTCAGACAGTTCTTTTTAGTGCCACCTTGCCAGACTGGGTGAAGGGT ATTGCTTCAAGGTTTCTTAAACCAAGTAAGAAGACTGTTGATCTAGTTGGTAATGAGAAGATGAAGGCTAGTACCAATGTTAGGCATATTGTTTTGCCCTGTTCTAAATCTGCAAGGTCACAGTTGATCCCAGATATTATACGTTGTTATAGCAG TGGTGGACGAACTATTATATTTACTGAGACAAAAGATTCTGCCTCTGAGCTTGCTGGCTTATTGCCTGGATCCCGGGCTTTGCATGGTGACATACAGCAGGCCCAACGTGAG GTCACTCTTAATGGGTTCCGCTCAGGGAAGTTCATGACATTAGTGGCTACCAATGTGGCAGCTAGGGGATTAGATATCAATGATGTGCAGTTAATCATCCAG TGTGAGCCTCCACGTGATGTAGAAGCATACATTCATAGGTCTGGACGAACAGGCAGAGCAG GCAATACTGGAGTTGCTGTCATGCTTTATGATCCTAAAAGGTCAAGCGTATCAAAGATAGAAAGAGAATCCGGTGTAAAATTTGAGCACATATCTGCTCCTCAGCCAGTCGATATTGCGAAATCTGCTGGTGTAGAAGCAGCAAAAATAATAACCCAAGTCTCTGACAG TGTAATCCCTGCCTTCAAGGACGTTGCTCAGGAGCTTTTGGAAACTTCTGGCCTATCAGCACAAGATCTGCTCGCCAAAGCACTTGCCAAGGCTGCA GGTTATTCTGAGATAAAGAGTAGATCCCTTCTAACGTCTATGGAGAACCATGTTACTTTACTTCTTGAAGCTGGAAAACCTATTTACACACTTTT ATTTGTTTTTGGTGTCTTGAAAAGATTCTTGCCCGAGGAAAAGGTTCAGTCAGTGCAAGGTCTGACCCTTACTGCTGATGGAATGGGTGCAGTTTTTGATGTTGCAGAAGATGATGTGGAAACATTTCTTACTG GTGCTGAAAATGCAGCTAATGTTAACTTAGAGGTGTTGAAGAATGCGTTGCCACCCTTGCAACAGAGGGACATGTCAAGAGGAAGATTTGGTGGTGGACGGGGTGGTTTTGGTGATAGAAATGGTGGTGGTAGCAGGTTCTCTGGCGGCAGAGGTGGTGGCCGAGGTGGATTTTCCGATAGAAGGAATGGAGGTGGGCGAGGTCATTATAATAGTAAGAGATGGTGA
- the LOC107923876 gene encoding 3-ketoacyl-CoA synthase 5, translating to MSINPTVHHTYSCNPSNIMAAISQHKYGLLFLNLINILPLSTMLSWPTFFAFIIVAFETLFILQQWRHPIFHFLLLSYFFFAIKTYFLKSKQPRPVYLVDFSCYKPPSKCKVPFSSFIHHASMIEAFDTESVEFMAKTLVSSGLSQETYLPPALHCIPPKTHHRESINEAQMVLFPVMDDLLSKTKLSPHDIDILIVNCSGFCPSPSLSSIIINKYSMKSDIKSYNLSGMGCSAGTIGVDLAQNLLKTHENKTAIVLSTEILSTGWYSGHEKPKLILNCFFRMGGAGILLSNKKQAENTSKYKLIHSLRTQRAYDDTAYYAAYREEDCRGILGVTFNKDLLQAVSETLRSHITLLGSQILPFTEQLFHVISILRKKLIDKSAEIYTPSFKTVVQHFCLPSSGKPLIRELAKELNLNGRDIEPALMTLHRFGNQSSSSWWYELGYMEGRGRVKKGDKIWVLGLGTGIKCCSLVLECLRPIVEDNKKSPWSCCIQQYPIQV from the coding sequence atgagcATCAACCCAACGGTTCATCACACATACTCATGCAACCCTTCCAATATAATGGCTGCCATATCTCAGCATAAATATGGGCTGCTCTTTCTGAATTTAATCAACATTCTTCCTCTATCCACCATGCTATCTTGGCCAACTTTTTTTGCTTTCATTATCGTAGCATTTGAAACTTTATTCATCCTTCAACAATGGCGGCATCCTATTTTCCACTTCCTGCTACTATCTTACTTCTTTTTCGCCATTAAAACCTACTTTCTGAAGTCAAAGCAGCCTCGTCCTGTTTATCTCGTAGACTTCTCGTGTTACAAGCCACCGAGCAAATGTAAAGTCCCTTTCTCTTCCTTCATACACCATGCCTCCATGATCGAAGCTTTCGATACTGAAAGTGTCGAATTCATGGCCAAAACTTTGGTTTCTTCGGGATTAAGCCAAGAAACTTATCTTCCACCAGCTTTACATTGTATTCCACCGAAAACGCATCATCGAGAATCCATCAATGAAGCTCAAATGGTACTCTTCCCTGTAATGGATGATCTTTTATCAAAAACAAAACTATCCCCTCACGACATCGATATACTCATCGTCAACTGTAGTGGTTTTTGCCCTTCACCTTCTCTTTCTTCCATCATCATCAATAAATACTCCATGAAAAGTGATATCAAAAGCTATAATCTCTCCGGTATGGGGTGCAGTGCAGGAACCATCGGTGTCGATTTAGCTCAAAACCTCCTCAAAACACATGAAAACAAAACCGCCATTGTTCTCAGCACTGAAATCTTATCCACCGGCTGGTATTCCGGTCACGAAAAACCCAAGCTAATCCTCAACTGCTTTTTCAGAATGGGTGGCGCCGGAATCTTACTGTCAAACAAAAAACAAGCAGaaaacacatcgaaatataaGCTTATACACAGCTTAAGAACCCAAAGAGCTTACGATGATACAGCTTACTATGCCGCATACCGTGAAGAAGACTGTCGTGGGATACTCGGTGTCACGTTCAATAAAGATTTACTACAAGCCGTCAGTGAAACTCTTCGGTCACACATAACACTCCTCGGTTCCCAAATCTTACCATTTACTGAACAACTTTTCCATGTTATTTCGATCCTGCGTAAAAAACTCATCGATAAATCAGCAGAAATTTACACGCCGAGCTTCAAGACCGTAGTACAGCATTTCTGTTTGCCGAGTTCGGGGAAACCGTTGATAAGAGAGTTGGCTAAAGAGTTGAATCTTAATGGAAGGGATATTGAGCCTGCTTTAATGACATTACATAGGTTCGGGAACCAGTCGTCGTCTTCATGGTGGTATGAATTGGGTTACATGGAAGGGAGGGGGAGAGTGAAGAAAGGCGATAAGATTTGGGTTCTCGGATTGGGGACTGGAATTAAGTGTTGTAGTTTGGTTTTGGAGTGTTTGAGACCCATTGTTGAAGATAACAAGAAAAGCCCATGGAGTTGTTGTATTCAACAGTATCCTATTCAGGTCTAG
- the LOC107923518 gene encoding cytosolic sulfotransferase 10 has product MESSSVDKLSALINELPKQPWYGADLYNWKGFWYRPHHLSSTMAASSNFQAKDDDVILTSSMKTGTTWMKAIIPTIMNPVGRTDDDSVDPLLKHHPNELIPSLEIQVYSVNPHPDLSNMVSPRLFRTHMAYPLLPESIKTSGCKIVYITRDPKDTFVSTCHFMNSVIAARGVEPWPMSEAFESFCKGVHTFGPFHDHVLGYWKESLKRPEKICFMRYEDMKKDPKGEVKKLACFLGRPFEKDQEVEKVVWRCSLERLKNLEMNQHGVDPWLGIDYKHYFRRGIVGDWKNHFTDEMKEKLNQITAMKFEGSGLDFGY; this is encoded by the coding sequence ATGGAGTCAAGCTCTGTAGATAAATTGTCTGCTTTGATTAATGAACTCCCTAAACAACCATGGTACGGTGCTGATCTTTACAATTGGAAAGGCTTCTGGTATAGGCCTCATCACCTTTCTTCCAccatggctgcaagttcaaacttCCAAGCTAAAGATGATGATGTAATTTTGACTTCATCCATGAAGACAGGCACTACATGGATGAAAGCTATTATCCCAACAATAATGAATCCCGTTGGTCGTACTGATGATGATAGCGTTGACCCTTTGCTCAAACATCACCCTAATGAGCTCATCCCATCGCTGGAAATTCAAGTTTACAGTGTAAACCCTCACCCTGATCTTTCAAATATGGTTTCACCTAGGCTATTTCGAACCCATATGGCTTACCCTTTATTACCTGAATCCATTAAAACCTCCGGTTGTAAGATTGTGTATATTACTCGAGACCCAAAGGATACTTTTGTGTCAACTTGCCATTTTATGAACTCTGTGATTGCTGCTAGGGGGGTTGAACCATGGCCGATGAGTGAAGCTTTTGAGAGTTTTTGTAAAGGGGTGCATACTTTTGGACCGTTCCATGATCATGTTTTGGGGTATTGGAAAGAGAGTTTAAAGAGACCGGAAAAGATATGTTTTATGAGATATGAAGACATGAAGAAGGACCCAAAGGGGGAAGTGAAGAAGCTGGCATGTTTCCTCGGCAGGCCATTCGAGAAGGACCAAGAGGTGGAGAAAGTGGTGTGGAGGTGCAGCTTGGAAAGGCTTAAAAACTTGGAGATGAACCAACATGGAGTCGACCCTTGGTTGGGGATTGATTACAAGCATTATTTCAGGCGCGGGATTGTTGGGGACTGGAAGAACCACTTCACTGATGAGATGAAAGAGAAGTTGAACCAGATTACAGCCATGAAATTTGAAGGTTCTGGTCTGGATTTCGGATATTAA